A genomic window from Streptomyces mirabilis includes:
- a CDS encoding HAMP domain-containing sensor histidine kinase, giving the protein MSLFRRIFLLNAAGLTVATALLLGPVTVSTPILPGEVLVVVAGLAALLVVNALVLRIGLAPLQRLGRAMATADLLHPGARAPVTGPAEVAGLITTYNTMLDRLETERATSSARALCAQEGERRRISQELHDEVGQTLTAVLLQLKRVADQVPGELREEVRQAQEATRGSLDEIRRIARRLRPGVLEELGLHSALRSLAAEFTPHGLSVRHHLDGDLPPLTEETELVVYRVAQEGLTNTARHAGADHAELRLRRVVDVDGGDGIELLVRDNGKGPGRLREGAGISGMRERALLVGAALSVGAGPGAGTDVRLRISTETGASKTGASKTGASKTCASTTGASTTGVPPQLRAATAFEGDR; this is encoded by the coding sequence GTGTCGCTGTTCCGGCGGATCTTCCTGCTCAATGCCGCGGGCCTGACCGTGGCCACCGCGCTGCTGCTGGGCCCGGTCACCGTGTCGACGCCAATACTGCCGGGCGAGGTGCTGGTCGTCGTCGCGGGGCTCGCGGCGCTGCTCGTCGTCAACGCCCTCGTGCTGCGGATAGGACTGGCCCCGCTGCAACGGCTCGGCCGGGCCATGGCCACCGCCGACCTGCTGCATCCCGGGGCCCGGGCACCGGTCACCGGCCCCGCGGAGGTCGCCGGGCTGATCACCACGTACAACACCATGCTCGACCGGCTGGAGACCGAGCGCGCCACCAGCTCGGCCCGCGCGCTCTGCGCGCAGGAGGGCGAGCGCCGACGTATCTCCCAGGAGCTCCACGACGAGGTGGGCCAGACCCTGACCGCCGTGCTGCTGCAGCTCAAGCGGGTCGCCGACCAGGTGCCCGGGGAGCTGCGGGAGGAGGTGCGGCAGGCGCAGGAGGCGACCCGCGGCAGCCTGGACGAGATCCGCCGTATCGCCCGTCGGCTGCGCCCCGGGGTCCTGGAGGAACTCGGTCTGCACAGCGCGCTGCGGTCGCTGGCGGCCGAGTTCACCCCGCACGGCCTGTCCGTACGCCACCACCTCGACGGAGATCTGCCGCCGCTGACCGAGGAGACGGAACTCGTGGTCTATCGGGTGGCTCAGGAAGGGCTCACCAACACGGCCCGGCACGCGGGCGCCGATCACGCCGAACTGCGCTTGCGGCGGGTCGTGGATGTGGACGGTGGCGACGGCATCGAGCTCCTCGTGCGGGACAACGGCAAGGGCCCCGGCCGGCTGCGGGAGGGGGCGGGGATCAGCGGTATGCGGGAGCGGGCCCTGCTGGTCGGCGCCGCGCTCTCTGTCGGGGCCGGGCCGGGGGCGGGCACCGACGTACGGCTGCGCATCTCGACGGAGACCGGCGCATCGAAGACGGGCGCATCGAAGACCGGGGCATCGAAGACCTGCGCATCCACGACAGGCGCGTCGACGACCGGCGTACCGCCGCAGCTCCGCGCCGCTACCGCTTTCGAGGGAGACCGATGA
- a CDS encoding response regulator transcription factor, with the protein MSSEPDRRPGGGRPTRVLLADDHTLVRRGVRLILDGELDLGVVAEAGDGAEAVARARDTDVDLAVLDIAMPRMTGLQAARELSRRLPGLRILILTMYDNEQYFFEALKAGACGYVLKSVADRDLVEACRAAMRDEPFIYPGAETALVRTYLERMRRGEALPVRTVTDREEEVLKLVAEGHTTKEIAELLYISAKTVESHRANLLHKLGLRDRLELTRYAIRAGLIEP; encoded by the coding sequence ATGTCGTCCGAGCCCGACCGGCGGCCCGGTGGGGGGCGGCCCACCCGGGTTCTGCTCGCCGACGATCACACGCTCGTGCGCCGTGGCGTACGGCTCATCCTGGACGGCGAACTGGACCTGGGCGTCGTGGCCGAGGCCGGGGACGGTGCCGAAGCGGTCGCGCGGGCCCGAGACACGGACGTGGACCTCGCCGTCCTCGACATCGCGATGCCCCGGATGACCGGACTCCAGGCGGCCCGCGAACTCTCCCGCCGCCTTCCCGGCCTGCGCATCCTCATCCTGACGATGTACGACAACGAGCAGTACTTCTTCGAGGCGCTCAAGGCCGGGGCCTGCGGTTACGTACTGAAGTCGGTCGCCGACCGCGATCTGGTCGAGGCGTGCCGGGCGGCGATGCGCGACGAGCCGTTCATCTATCCCGGCGCCGAGACCGCGCTCGTACGCACCTATCTGGAGCGGATGCGGCGCGGCGAGGCACTGCCCGTGCGGACCGTCACCGACCGCGAGGAGGAGGTGCTCAAGCTGGTCGCCGAGGGCCATACGACGAAGGAGATCGCCGAACTGCTCTACATCAGCGCCAAGACCGTGGAGAGCCACCGGGCGAACCTGCTGCACAAGCTCGGCCTGCGCGACCGCCTCGAACTCACCCGGTACGCGATCCGGGCCGGGCTCATCGAGCCGTGA